In the Vitis vinifera cultivar Pinot Noir 40024 chromosome 2, ASM3070453v1 genome, one interval contains:
- the LOC100247200 gene encoding eyes absent homolog isoform X2 — protein MDELMSGNSTIPNQKMKASAKKTLDPITNVYIWDMDETLILLKSLLNGTYAETFNGLKDVQKGVEIGKMWEKYILQVADDIFFYEQIENYNKPFLDALSQYDDGKDLSDYDFNHDGCSSPYDDLNKRKLAYRHRVIAHKYKQGLHNTFDQDMIKLWDDLYDMTDSYTDKWLSSVYSSWEVGKLQCFSWIKERFSGPNVRFCVIGDGWEECEAAQTMRWPFVKIDLRPGSSHRFPGLTLRTVGHYFSIVYGIPDAENDDE, from the exons ATGGATGAGCTAATGAGTGGCAATTCAACAATTCCCAACCAAAAGATGAAAGCTTCTGCTAAGAAGACCTTGGATCCGATAACAAATGTATATATCTGGGACATGGATGAGACTCTTATATTGCTCAAATCTTTGTTGAATGGAACATATGCAGAAACTTTCAATGGTCTGAAGGATGTACAAAAGGGTGTAGAAATTGGCAAGATGTGGGAGAAATACATTCTTCAAGTGGCtgatgatattttcttttatgaacAA ATCGAGAACTATAATAAGCCCTTTCTTGATGCCTTGAGCCAGTATGATGATGGGAAGGATCTTTCTGATTATGATTTTAACCATGATGGCTGTAGTTCTCCATATGATGAtctcaacaaaagaaaactagctTACAGGCATCGTGTTATAGCCCATAAATACAAACAG GGCTTGCATAACACTTTTGATCAGGATATGATAAAACTCTGGGATGATCTCTATGATATGACAGACAGTTATACAGATAAATGGCTCTCCTCAG TTTACAGCTCATGGGAGGTGGGGAAGCTCCAATGTTTTTCATGGATCAAGGAGCGTTTCAGTGGTCCAAATGTCCGCTTTTGTGTAATTGGGGATGGATGGGAAGAGTGTGAGGCAGCACAGACTATGAGATGGCCATTTGTTAAGATTGATCTACGGCCAGGCAGTTCTCACAGATTTCCAGGCCTTACGTTGAGGACAGTAGGCCACTATTTCTCTATCGTGTATGGAATCCCAGATGCTGAAAATGATGATGAGTAG
- the LOC100242061 gene encoding ferredoxin C 2, chloroplastic produces MDLLPLCNSCTSIHRQPTLYRKLSSPSITNFPYNSLKCRRKTTSELQTPVGVTGLAGGYSPSIPTHKVTVHDRQRGVVHEFFVPEDQYILHTAESQNISLPFACRHGCCTSCAVRIKSGQIRQPEALGISAELKSKGYALLCVGFPSSDIEVETQDEDEVYWLQFGRYFARGPIERDDYALELAMGDE; encoded by the exons ATGGATCTTCTACCACTCTGCAATTCCTGCACTTCAATCCACCGACAACCCACACTTTACCGGAAACTTTCTTCCCCATCAATCACCAATTTTCCATACAATTCCTTAAAATGCAGGCGTAAAACAACATCGGAGCTTCAAACCCCGGTCGGAGTCACCGGTCTCGCAGGTGGCTATTCTCCTTCAATACCCACCCACAAGGTTACTGTTCACGACAGACAACGAGGAGTGGTTCACGAATTCTTCGTTCCCGAG GACCAGTACATATTGCACACTGCTGAATCTCAGAACATATCCCTTCCATTTGCTTGCAGGCACG GTTGTTGTACTAGCTGTGCTGTTCGTATAAAATCTGGACAAATTAGACAGCCAGAAGCGCTAGGGATATCTGCTGAACTGAAATCAAAG GGTTATGCACTTCTTTGTGTTGGCTTCCCGTCATCTGATATTGAAGTAGAAACTCAAGATGAGGATGAG GTATATTGGCTTCAATTTGGAAGATATTTTGCGCGTGGACCTATA GAAAGGGATGACTATGCATTGGAGTTAGCCATGGGTGATGAGTAA
- the LOC100247200 gene encoding eyes absent homolog isoform X1: MDELMSGNSTIPNQKMKASAKKTLDPITNVYIWDMDETLILLKSLLNGTYAETFNGLKDVQKGVEIGKMWEKYILQVADDIFFYEQIENYNKPFLDALSQYDDGKDLSDYDFNHDGCSSPYDDLNKRKLAYRHRVIAHKYKQGLHNTFDQDMIKLWDDLYDMTDSYTDKWLSSARAFLEQCSDENKDSTPLAPANGVVDSIDAKSQNVNVLVTSGSLIPSLVKCLLFRLDNLITHGNVYSSWEVGKLQCFSWIKERFSGPNVRFCVIGDGWEECEAAQTMRWPFVKIDLRPGSSHRFPGLTLRTVGHYFSIVYGIPDAENDDE, translated from the exons ATGGATGAGCTAATGAGTGGCAATTCAACAATTCCCAACCAAAAGATGAAAGCTTCTGCTAAGAAGACCTTGGATCCGATAACAAATGTATATATCTGGGACATGGATGAGACTCTTATATTGCTCAAATCTTTGTTGAATGGAACATATGCAGAAACTTTCAATGGTCTGAAGGATGTACAAAAGGGTGTAGAAATTGGCAAGATGTGGGAGAAATACATTCTTCAAGTGGCtgatgatattttcttttatgaacAA ATCGAGAACTATAATAAGCCCTTTCTTGATGCCTTGAGCCAGTATGATGATGGGAAGGATCTTTCTGATTATGATTTTAACCATGATGGCTGTAGTTCTCCATATGATGAtctcaacaaaagaaaactagctTACAGGCATCGTGTTATAGCCCATAAATACAAACAG GGCTTGCATAACACTTTTGATCAGGATATGATAAAACTCTGGGATGATCTCTATGATATGACAGACAGTTATACAGATAAATGGCTCTCCTCAG CACGGGCCTTCTTGGAGCAGTGCTCAGACGAGAACAAAGATTCAACTCCTCTTGCTCCTGCCAATGGGGTTGTTGACTCTATTGATGCAAAATCCCAGAATGTTAATGTTTTAGTGACTTCTGGATCACTGATACCCAGTCTTGTTAAATGCTTACTCTTTCGACTGGACAATCTGATAACACATGGAAATG TTTACAGCTCATGGGAGGTGGGGAAGCTCCAATGTTTTTCATGGATCAAGGAGCGTTTCAGTGGTCCAAATGTCCGCTTTTGTGTAATTGGGGATGGATGGGAAGAGTGTGAGGCAGCACAGACTATGAGATGGCCATTTGTTAAGATTGATCTACGGCCAGGCAGTTCTCACAGATTTCCAGGCCTTACGTTGAGGACAGTAGGCCACTATTTCTCTATCGTGTATGGAATCCCAGATGCTGAAAATGATGATGAGTAG
- the LOC100243854 gene encoding protein LSD1 isoform X2 produces the protein MPVPLAPYPTPPVPFTQPANGAQSQLVCSGCRNLLLYPVGAKSVCCAVCNVVTAVPLPGTEMAQLVCGGCHTLLMYIRGATSVQCSCCHTINLALEANQVAHVNCGNCRMLLMYQYGARSVKCAVCNFVTSVGHDKNHLVIRQA, from the exons ATGCCGGTTCCTCTTGCTCCATACCCGACGCCCCCAGTGCCATTTACACAGCCTGCAAATG GTGCACAGAGCCAACTTGTATGTTCTGGTTGTCGAAACCTTCTACTCTATCCAGTTGGAGCAAAGTCTGTATGCTGTGCTGTTTGCAATGTAGTCACAGCTGTTCCACTGCCTG GCACAGAAATGGCTCAGCTGGTCTGTGGGGGCTGCCACACCTTACTCATGTACATCCGTGGAGCAACAAGTGTACAGTGTTCATGTTGTCACACTATCAATCTAGCCTTggaag CAAATCAAGTTGCACATGTTAATTGCGGGAATTGCCGGATGCTGTTGATGTACCAATATGGAGCTAGATCTGTGAAATGTGCAGTTTGCAATTTTGTGACATCTGTTGGG CATGACAAGAACCACCTGGTAATCAGACAAGCTTGA
- the LOC100243854 gene encoding protein LOL1 isoform X1: MPVPLAPYPTPPVPFTQPANGAQSQLVCSGCRNLLLYPVGAKSVCCAVCNVVTAVPLPGTEMAQLVCGGCHTLLMYIRGATSVQCSCCHTINLALEANQVAHVNCGNCRMLLMYQYGARSVKCAVCNFVTSVGASTSSTEHKFNC, translated from the exons ATGCCGGTTCCTCTTGCTCCATACCCGACGCCCCCAGTGCCATTTACACAGCCTGCAAATG GTGCACAGAGCCAACTTGTATGTTCTGGTTGTCGAAACCTTCTACTCTATCCAGTTGGAGCAAAGTCTGTATGCTGTGCTGTTTGCAATGTAGTCACAGCTGTTCCACTGCCTG GCACAGAAATGGCTCAGCTGGTCTGTGGGGGCTGCCACACCTTACTCATGTACATCCGTGGAGCAACAAGTGTACAGTGTTCATGTTGTCACACTATCAATCTAGCCTTggaag CAAATCAAGTTGCACATGTTAATTGCGGGAATTGCCGGATGCTGTTGATGTACCAATATGGAGCTAGATCTGTGAAATGTGCAGTTTGCAATTTTGTGACATCTGTTGGG GCCTCAACAAGCTCTACTGAACACAAGTTCAACTGCTAA